In Mycolicibacterium alvei, a single window of DNA contains:
- a CDS encoding coenzyme F420-0:L-glutamate ligase, protein MTTGVRTEHGSAGRVEILPVPGLPEFRPGDDLAAALAEAAPWLRDGDVLVITSKIVSKCEGRIVTAPSDPDERDALRRKLIDGEAVRVLARKGRTLITENAIGLVQAAAGVDGSNVESNELALLPTDPDSSAQTLREDLGERLGISIGVVITDTMGRAWRNGQADFAIGASGLTVLHGYAGAHDRHGNELLVTEVAVADEIAAAADLVKGKLTAIPVAVVRGLELTDDGSNGRTLLRSGEDDLFWLGTAEAIQMGRSQAQLLRRSVRTFSAEPVDHALIEAAVGEALTAPAPHHTRPVRFVWVQDGATRMRLLDRMKDRWRADLTGDGRDPESVERRVNRGQILYDAPELVIPFMVPDGAHSYPDDIRTRAEHTMFTVAVGAAVQALLVALAVREVGSCWIGSTIFAGDLVRSELDLPADWEPLGAIAIGHPADRLPPRDPVPTDGLLVVK, encoded by the coding sequence GTGACCACCGGGGTGCGCACCGAGCACGGATCGGCCGGCCGGGTCGAGATCCTGCCCGTACCAGGGCTCCCCGAGTTCCGGCCCGGAGATGATCTGGCCGCGGCCCTCGCCGAGGCGGCCCCATGGTTGCGTGACGGGGACGTGCTGGTCATCACCAGCAAGATCGTCTCCAAGTGCGAAGGCCGCATCGTCACCGCTCCTTCCGATCCCGACGAGCGGGACGCCCTGCGGCGCAAACTGATCGACGGCGAGGCGGTTCGGGTACTGGCACGTAAGGGTCGGACCCTGATCACCGAGAACGCCATCGGACTGGTCCAGGCCGCGGCCGGAGTCGACGGGTCCAATGTCGAATCGAACGAGTTGGCGCTGCTGCCAACCGATCCCGATAGCAGCGCGCAGACGTTGCGGGAAGACCTGGGTGAGCGACTCGGCATCTCCATCGGTGTCGTGATCACCGACACCATGGGCCGGGCCTGGCGAAACGGCCAAGCCGATTTTGCGATCGGTGCATCCGGGCTCACGGTGTTGCACGGATACGCGGGCGCGCACGATCGGCACGGCAACGAGCTACTGGTCACCGAAGTCGCAGTGGCCGACGAGATCGCCGCGGCGGCCGATCTGGTGAAAGGCAAACTCACCGCGATCCCGGTCGCGGTGGTCCGCGGCCTGGAGCTGACCGATGACGGGTCGAACGGCCGCACACTGCTCCGCTCCGGCGAGGACGATCTGTTCTGGCTCGGTACGGCCGAGGCTATCCAGATGGGACGCAGCCAAGCTCAGCTACTGCGTCGCTCGGTGCGTACCTTCTCCGCTGAGCCGGTCGATCACGCACTCATCGAAGCCGCGGTCGGCGAGGCGCTCACCGCGCCCGCGCCGCATCACACCCGCCCGGTGCGCTTCGTCTGGGTGCAGGACGGCGCCACCCGCATGCGGCTGCTGGACCGGATGAAGGACCGGTGGCGTGCCGATCTCACCGGGGACGGCCGAGATCCCGAGTCCGTCGAGCGGCGGGTGAACCGCGGTCAGATCCTGTACGACGCTCCGGAACTGGTCATTCCCTTCATGGTTCCCGACGGAGCCCACAGCTATCCGGACGATATCCGCACCCGGGCCGAGCACACCATGTTCACCGTCGCCGTGGGTGCGGCCGTGCAGGCCCTGCTGGTGGCGCTGGCCGTGCGCGAGGTGGGCAGCTGCTGGATCGGCTCCACGATCTTCGCCGGCGATCTGGTCCGTTCCGAGCTAGATCTCCCGGCGGATTGGGAGCCCTTGGGCGCCATCGCGATCGGTCACCCCGC
- a CDS encoding metallopeptidase family protein — MRGPLLPRSVPGWRSRAERFDMAVLEAYEPIERRWASRIKDLDVAVDEIPRMSPKDPDSVQWPPEVIADGPIALARLIPAGVDVRGNATRARIVLFRKPIERRVKGSDELADLLHEILVAQVATYLGVEPSVIDPTIDDD, encoded by the coding sequence ATGCGCGGACCGCTACTTCCGCGCTCGGTTCCCGGCTGGCGTAGCCGCGCCGAGCGGTTCGACATGGCGGTGCTGGAAGCGTATGAGCCGATCGAACGGCGGTGGGCGTCGCGGATCAAAGATCTCGATGTCGCCGTCGACGAGATACCGCGGATGTCCCCGAAAGATCCCGACAGTGTGCAATGGCCACCCGAGGTGATCGCCGATGGCCCGATCGCGTTGGCGCGGCTGATACCTGCCGGGGTAGACGTCAGAGGAAATGCGACCCGGGCTCGAATTGTCTTGTTCCGCAAGCCCATCGAGCGCCGGGTCAAAGGATCAGATGAGCTGGCTGACCTGCTGCATGAAATCCTGGTGGCCCAGGTGGCCACCTATCTGGGAGTCGAACCGTCCGTCATCGACCCAACGATCGACGACGACTGA
- a CDS encoding WhiB family transcriptional regulator, with amino-acid sequence MSYESGDFDHVVRFDDRLLGSVDNAPHINTGTTPIGVGRPQLSLVPVGSVPEHIDVDPEDEDDQWQERALCAQTDPEAFFPEKGGSTREAKRICLGCEVKDACLEYALAHDERFGIWGGLSERERRRLKRGII; translated from the coding sequence ATGTCTTATGAGAGCGGCGATTTCGATCATGTGGTCCGATTTGACGATCGGCTACTCGGCTCGGTAGACAACGCACCGCACATCAACACGGGAACGACACCGATTGGGGTCGGACGCCCCCAACTGAGTCTGGTACCGGTGGGTTCGGTTCCCGAACACATTGATGTTGATCCGGAAGACGAAGACGACCAATGGCAGGAACGTGCGCTCTGCGCGCAGACCGACCCGGAGGCGTTCTTCCCGGAGAAGGGCGGGTCTACCCGCGAGGCCAAGCGCATCTGCCTGGGCTGCGAAGTCAAGGATGCCTGCTTGGAGTATGCGCTTGCGCACGACGAGCGTTTCGGTATCTGGGGAGGATTGTCCGAACGGGAGCGTCGCCGACTCAAACGCGGCATCATCTGA
- a CDS encoding DUF3499 domain-containing protein — protein sequence MNVPRRCCRPGCPHYAVATLTFVYSDSTAVVGPLATVSEPHSWDLCVGHAGRITAPRGWELVRHAGPLPTHPDEDDLVALADAVREGQPGAVPRGGVVAGFSDPSAGVGASAVMAPQARPAETNGRRRGHLRVLPDPTD from the coding sequence GTGAATGTTCCCCGTCGCTGCTGCCGGCCCGGGTGCCCGCACTATGCCGTGGCGACGTTGACCTTCGTCTACTCCGACTCCACGGCGGTAGTCGGACCTCTGGCCACGGTGTCTGAACCCCACTCCTGGGACCTTTGTGTCGGCCACGCCGGCCGCATCACTGCGCCACGAGGCTGGGAGTTGGTGCGTCATGCCGGTCCGTTGCCCACCCATCCCGACGAGGACGATCTGGTGGCGCTGGCCGATGCGGTCCGGGAAGGCCAGCCCGGTGCGGTTCCCCGCGGCGGGGTGGTGGCCGGATTCTCCGATCCCTCCGCTGGTGTGGGTGCCAGCGCGGTGATGGCACCGCAGGCACGTCCCGCCGAGACCAACGGCCGCCGACGCGGGCACCTGCGGGTGTTGCCGGATCCCACCGATTAA
- the cofD gene encoding 2-phospho-L-lactate transferase, whose translation MRITVLVGGVGGARFLLGVQHLFGLGQFAEADSKHELTAIVNVGDDAWMHGVRICPDLDTCMYTLGGGIDPVRGWGHRDETWHAKEELAAYGVQPDWFGLGDRDLATHLVRTQMLRAGYPLSQVTEALCKRWSPGARLLPVTDDRSETHVVITDPADGDRRAIHFQEWWVRYRAQVPSHSFAFVGAEQATAAPGVAEAIAEADVVLLAPSNPVVSIGPILQIPGVRGALRSTKAPVVGYSPIINGKPLRGMADECLSIIGVDSTSQAVGQHFGARSGTGILDGWLVHEGDEAEIEGVQVRAVPLLMTDPSTTAEMVRAGLDLAGVRL comes from the coding sequence GTGAGGATCACCGTTCTGGTCGGCGGCGTCGGAGGCGCCCGGTTTTTGCTGGGAGTGCAGCACCTGTTTGGCCTCGGCCAGTTCGCGGAGGCCGACAGCAAGCACGAACTCACCGCGATCGTGAACGTCGGCGACGATGCCTGGATGCACGGCGTCCGGATCTGCCCGGACCTCGACACCTGCATGTACACGCTGGGCGGCGGTATCGATCCCGTACGTGGTTGGGGCCACCGCGATGAGACCTGGCACGCCAAGGAGGAACTCGCCGCATACGGCGTACAGCCCGACTGGTTCGGCCTGGGCGACCGGGACCTGGCCACCCATCTGGTCCGTACCCAGATGCTGCGTGCCGGCTACCCGCTGTCGCAGGTCACCGAGGCTTTGTGCAAGCGTTGGTCACCGGGGGCGCGGTTGCTGCCGGTCACCGACGACCGCAGTGAGACACACGTGGTGATCACCGACCCGGCCGACGGTGACCGCCGCGCGATCCACTTCCAGGAGTGGTGGGTGCGTTACCGCGCGCAGGTGCCCTCGCACAGCTTTGCGTTCGTCGGCGCGGAACAGGCAACCGCCGCACCGGGCGTCGCCGAAGCGATCGCCGAGGCGGATGTGGTGTTGCTGGCGCCGTCAAATCCGGTCGTGAGCATCGGACCGATCCTGCAGATCCCCGGAGTCCGCGGCGCACTGCGCTCGACCAAGGCGCCGGTCGTCGGCTACTCCCCCATCATCAACGGAAAACCGTTGCGCGGCATGGCAGATGAGTGCCTGTCCATCATCGGGGTGGACTCCACCTCACAGGCCGTCGGCCAGCACTTCGGGGCCCGGTCGGGCACCGGGATCCTGGACGGCTGGCTGGTACACGAAGGCGATGAGGCCGAGATCGAGGGGGTTCAGGTGCGTGCGGTCCCACTGCTGATGACGGACCCGTCGACGACCGCCGAGATGGTGCGGGCCGGTCTTGATCTCGCAGGCGTTCGACTGTGA
- a CDS encoding phosphomannomutase/phosphoglucomutase — protein sequence MSRPAAAVHDVIKAYDVRGLVGSQIDEAFVADVGGAFARLVRAEGAAQVVIGYDMRESSPSLSAAFADGVTAQGLDVVRIGLASTDQLYFASGLLDCPGAMFTASHNPAAYNGIKLCRAGAKPVGKDTGLTVIADEVIAGVPAYDGAAGTSSDRDVLADYGDFLRSLVDLSALRPLRIAVDAGNGMAGHTTPAVLRQIPGVTILPLFFELDGSFPNHEANPLDPANLVDLQAHVLAGGADIGLAFDGDADRCFVVDELGRPVSPSAVTALVAARELNREIGATVIHNLITSRAVPELVIERGGTPVRSRVGHSYIKGLMAETGAIFGGEHSAHYYFRDFWGADSGMLAALHVLAALGEQDRPLSEFMADYQRYEASGEINFTVSDAPACVAAVLRSFGSSIQSIDHLDGVTVDLGEGSWFNLRTSNTEPLLRLNVEARTVEDVAALVDTVSAQIRGVSEPVP from the coding sequence ATGTCTAGGCCAGCGGCGGCCGTTCACGATGTCATCAAGGCCTATGACGTCCGAGGGCTGGTCGGCAGTCAGATCGATGAGGCCTTCGTGGCCGATGTCGGTGGTGCCTTCGCTCGGTTGGTCCGCGCCGAAGGCGCCGCACAGGTCGTGATCGGCTATGACATGCGGGAGAGTTCGCCTTCGCTTTCCGCCGCATTCGCCGACGGCGTCACTGCCCAGGGGCTGGACGTCGTCCGAATCGGGCTGGCCTCCACCGATCAGCTGTATTTCGCCTCGGGACTGTTGGACTGCCCCGGAGCGATGTTCACCGCCAGTCACAACCCGGCCGCCTACAACGGGATCAAACTGTGCCGCGCCGGGGCCAAGCCGGTGGGCAAGGACACCGGGCTGACCGTCATTGCCGACGAGGTGATCGCCGGGGTGCCCGCCTACGACGGCGCGGCCGGCACGAGCTCCGATCGTGACGTACTGGCCGACTACGGCGACTTCCTTCGGTCCCTGGTCGATCTGAGCGCGCTGCGCCCGCTGCGGATCGCCGTCGATGCGGGCAACGGCATGGCCGGCCACACCACGCCCGCGGTGCTCAGGCAGATCCCGGGTGTCACCATCCTCCCGCTTTTCTTCGAACTCGACGGCAGCTTCCCCAACCACGAGGCCAATCCGCTGGATCCGGCCAACCTCGTCGACCTGCAGGCCCACGTGTTGGCCGGCGGTGCCGATATCGGCCTGGCGTTCGACGGCGACGCCGACCGCTGCTTCGTGGTCGACGAACTCGGGCGTCCGGTGTCGCCGTCGGCGGTGACCGCACTGGTGGCCGCGCGTGAGCTCAACCGGGAGATCGGTGCCACGGTGATCCACAACCTGATCACCTCGCGTGCGGTTCCCGAGCTGGTGATCGAGCGCGGCGGCACTCCGGTGCGGTCCCGCGTCGGGCATTCCTATATCAAGGGCCTGATGGCCGAGACCGGCGCCATCTTCGGTGGGGAACACTCGGCGCACTACTACTTCCGTGACTTCTGGGGCGCCGATTCGGGCATGCTTGCCGCGCTGCACGTGTTGGCCGCACTGGGCGAGCAGGACCGCCCGCTCTCGGAGTTCATGGCGGACTATCAGCGATATGAGGCCTCCGGCGAGATCAACTTCACCGTGAGCGATGCACCGGCGTGCGTGGCAGCCGTACTGAGGTCGTTCGGCAGCTCGATCCAATCCATCGACCACCTCGACGGCGTCACCGTCGATCTCGGCGAGGGCAGTTGGTTCAACCTGCGCACGTCGAACACCGAACCGCTACTGCGGCTGAATGTGGAAGCCCGCACCGTCGAGGACGTCGCCGCGCTCGTCGACACAGTTTCGGCGCAGATCCGTGGGGTGAGCGAGCCGGTGCCGTGA